From Parambassis ranga chromosome 9, fParRan2.1, whole genome shotgun sequence, the proteins below share one genomic window:
- the rfc5 gene encoding replication factor C subunit 5 has translation MASTSKAALQSRNLPWVEKYRPQKLDDLISHKDILSTIQRFITEDKLPHLLFYGPPGTGKTSTILACARQLYKDKEFNSMVLELNASDDRGIDVVRGPILSFASTRTIFKKGFKLVILDEADAMTQDAQNALRRVIEKFTENTRFCLICNYLSKIIPALQSRCTRFRFGPLSPDQMIPRLEHVIEQESVDITPDGMKAIVTLSLGDMRRSLNILQSTSMAYSKVTEETVYTCTGHPLRSDIANILDWCLNKDFTAAYKQILQLKTLKGLALHDILTEVHLLVHRVDFPPAIRISLLIKLADIEHRLASGTNERIQLSSMVAAFQAVRDIVVSEAS, from the exons ATGGCGTCCACAAGTAAAGCAGCGTTACAGAGCAGAAACTTACCATG GGTTGAAAAGTACAGACCACAGAAACTTGATGATCTGATCTCACACAAAGATATTCTGAGCACCA TCCAGAGGTTCATCACTGAGGACAAGCTTCCTCATCTGTTGTTCTACGGCCCCCCTGGCACAGGAAAAACCTCCACCATCCTCGCCTGTGCCAGGCAGCTATACAAGGACAAAGAGTTCAACTCGATGGTGTTGGAG CTGAATGCATCAGATGACAGAGGCATTGATGTTGTTCGAGGTCCCATTCTGAGTTTTGCCAGCACCAGGACCATCTTCAA GAAGGGCTTCAAGTTGGTGATACTGGACGAGGCCGATGCCATGACCCAGGATGCCCAGAATGCACTTCGGCGAG TGATTGAGAAGTTCACGGAGAACACTCGATTCTGTCTCATCTGCAATTACCTCTCTAAGATCATTCCTGCCCTGCAGTCTCGATGCACCAGGTTCCGCTTCGGCCCACTGTCCCCAGACCAGATGATCCCTCGGCTAGAGCACGTTATCGAACAGGAGAG TGTTGACATAACTCCAGATGGAATGAAGGCCATTGTGACCTTATCACTGGGCGATATGAGGAGATCACTCAACATATTGCAG AGCACCAGCATGGCGTACTCGAAGGTCACAGAGGAGACGGTATACACCTGCACAGGCCACCCCCTCCGCTCCGACATAGCCAACATCCTTGACTGGTGCCTCAACAAAGACTTCACCGCAGCCTACAAAC AAATCCTTCAGCTGAAGACTTTGAAGGGTTTGGCTCTGCATGATATCCTCACTGAGGTTCATCTGCTCGTACACAGAG tggaCTTTCCTCCTGCTATCCGGATTAGTCTGCTCATCAAGTTAGCCGACATAGA ACACCGACTCGCATCAGGAACCAACGAGAGGATCCAGCTGAGCTCCATGGTCGCAGCTTTCCAGGCTGTGAGGGACATCGTGGTCAGCGAGGCCTCCTAG
- the wsb2 gene encoding WD repeat and SOCS box-containing protein 2 yields MCSMENSAELQATSSDPALLLELKTRRPPSLLERAGCETWSVDFSPDGAWFAWSMGHGIVWVVAWPLDSEDTQNAETDRGDKSFSCGHPVWGLAFGPRPPKSSSAAAAAAAARPAKTKSKGNNSLLLATGLENGVIKIWNVLTGDAVFDLHGHEGIVRHLVFPQNGTLTLISSSRDKTLRIWDLAHKGKKVQVLSGHKDWISCCSVSSDCSMIASVGRFDRMVCLWSLRSYKFIRNLTGGTQKTLYLLSSCDFSPDGAVLATAAFSGSSWWIDLWDPYTAERLATLVDYFEDYGQNQISAIQFSPSGLHLTIVTDDRALRIWEPGERGMVMQTKRDRESNGLCCNYHPEGGVVATGTRDGHVRFWRAPRMVPSLCHLCRSILRHSVSTHQIEALPLPKRILEYLTYRNIPERLKTCCSSDEEEWET; encoded by the exons ATGTGCTCCATGGAAAACAGCGCGGAGCTGCAGGCGACAT cctcagaCCCGGCGCTCCTCCTGGAGCTGAAGACCAGGCGGCCTCCGTCCCTGCTGGAGCGTGCGGGATGTGAGACCTGGAGCGTGGACTTCTCCCCGGATGGAGCCTGGTTCGCCTGGTCGATGGGACACGGGATCGTGTGGGTGGTCGCCTGGCCTTTGGATTCTGA agacacacagaacgCAGAGACCGACAGAGGAGACAAGAGCTTCAGCTGCGGTCACCCTGTGTGGGGACTCGCCTTCGGGCCCAGGCCTCCAAAAtcatcatctgctgctgctgctgctgctgctgcacgtcCAGCCAAAACCAAGTCAAAAGGGAACAACAGCCTGCTCCTCGCCACGGGCCTGGAGAACGGGGTGATCAAAATCTGGAACGTGTTGACAG GGGACGCAGTCTTTGACCTCCATGGGCATGAAGGCATCGTGAGGCACCTGGTCTTCCCTCAGAACGGGACACTCACCCTCATATCATCTTCTCGGGACAAAACTTTGAGGATCTGGGACCTGGCTCATAAAG gtaaAAAGGTCCAGGTGCTCTCTGGCCATAAAGACTGGATCAGCTGCTGCTCCGTAtcctctgactgcagcatgaTTGCGTCTGTTGGCAGATTTGACAGA ATGGTGTGTCTGTGGAGCCTCCGCTCTTATAAGTTCATCAGGAACCTGACAGGAGGCACCCAGAAGACCTTGtacctcctgtcctcctgcgaCTTCTCACCCGACGGGGCGGTGCTCGCCACCGCGGCCTTCAGCGGCTCCAGCTGGTGGATCGACCTCTGGGACCCGTACACAGCAGAGAGGCTGGCCACACTGGT TGACTACTTTGAAGATTACGGGCAAAACCAAATATCAGCAATACAGTTCTCTCCCAGCGGTTTGCACTTGACGATCGTGACAGACGACAG AGCTCTTAGGATCTGGGagccaggagagagagggatggtGATGCAGAccaaaagagacagagagtctAATGGGCTGTGCTGCAACTACCATCCAGAAGGGGGAGTTGTCGCCACAGG GACGAGAGACGGCCACGTGAGGTTCTGGAGGGCGCCCAGGATGGTGCCCAGCTTGTGCCACCTGTGCCGATCTATCCTGCGCCACTCTGTGTCCACGCACCAGATCGAGGCGCTGCCCCTCCCCAAGAGAATCCTCGAGTACCTCACTTACAGAAACATTCCCGAACGCCTCAAGACCTGCTGCTCTTCAGACGAAGAGGAGTGGGAGACTTAA
- the vsig10 gene encoding V-set and immunoglobulin domain-containing protein 10 isoform X1, protein MRIVAALLHLCLCATAAVSTDGSTETTLKAAPGDIALLPCYTAGNVTPSLTTWMKNEREVVVGGGGRGGPAPAERRLAVLHDGSLNIRGVMPGDEGSYLCNATLPGNHTFQARVLLQVTSGPESVSTSITSTTTLSNGTLYTKKGSLVSFNCSASSYPSQRLTWAFRGASSSNDSLVSASGSWLDFRIENVQPGDQGVYSCRAENTVSHETANKSTELLVYYVPDRHPDCMWAPVSDSTHVQFTCTWHGVYPMPGLRWGDHGLFQVTDSLSMTLNRSLLSDGQTVKCMAQHQLLDPGKEKSCSFTLKPPFPEGEPLTAALVATDVTLSCTEAASTPPANTTWRKGLQQDAIVPGSKYILSVEGPVLKLTIVNVSKDDEGVYFCRSENPLAVSELEVYLTVKTAASSAYTGAIIGIFIAALIVGSAVIVAKTIYSNRHRICLGGFGQLEDDRGDVLSLVESDDEQIFQDAVPQLPPITNGHHTTLVQIHRIPSSDHEEAETADSSAQQQEDTVQTDEPEDLVSF, encoded by the exons ATGAGGATTGTGGCAGCGCTTCTTCACCTGTGTTTATGTGCGACAG CGGCAGTTTCGACTGATGGCTCCACCGAAACGACCCTGAAAGCCGCACCGGGCGACATCGCTCTACTTCCGTGTTACACAGCCGGTAATGTAACACCGTCCTTAACGACATGGATGAAAAATGAACGAGAGGTCGTTGTTGGAGGCGGCGGCCGCGGCGGCCCCGCTCCCGCCGAACGGCGCCTCGCCGTGCTGCATGACGGGAGTCTGAACATCAGAGGGGTGATGCCTGGAGATGAGGGCAGCTACCTGTGCAACGCCACGCTGCCAGGCAACCACACCTTCCAGGCACGTGTGCTGCTTCAAGTGACCA gtGGACCAGAAAGTGTGTCTACATCCATTACTTCAACCACCACACTCTCCAACGGGACGCTTTACACAAAGAAAGGCTCCTTGGTCTCCTTTAactgctctgcctcctcctacCCGTCTCAGCGGCTGACCTGGGCCTTCAGAGGTGCCTCATCCAGCAACGACTCACTGGTGTCCGCCTCTGGATCCTGGCTGGACTTCAGGATAGAGAACGTTCAGCCTGGGGATCAAGGAGTTTACAGCTGCAGGGCTGAAAACACCGTCTCTCATGAGACGGCCAATAagagcacagagctgctggtctaCT ATGTTCCAGACCGACACCCTGATTGTATGTGGGCGCCTGTGTCGGACTCCACTCACGTTCAGTTCACCTGCACCTGGCATGGAGTGTACCCCATGCCGGGGCTGCGCTGGGGGGACCACGGTCTGTTCCAGGTGACGGACAGCCTGTCGATGACGCTGAACCGCTCCCTGCTGTCCGACGGGCAGACGGTGAAGTGCATGGCGCAGCACCAGCTGCTTGACCCCGGGAAAGAGAAGTCGTGTTCCTTTACGCTCA agccTCCGTTCCCTGAAGGCGAGCCGCTGACCGCAGCTCTGGTGGCGACCGATGTAACTCTAAGCTGCACCGAGGCCGCGTCCACCCCCCCCGCCAACACCACGTGGAGAAAAGGGCTGCAGCAGGACGCCATCGTGCCCGGATCAAAGTACATCCTGTCCGTGGAAGGCCCCGTCCTCAAGCTGACCATCGTCAACGTCAGCAAGGACGACGAAGGCGTCTACTTCTGCCGCAGCGAGAACCCGCTGGCTGTCAGTGAGCTGGAGGTCTACCTCACCGTGAAGA cagcagcctcctctgCGTACACGGGAGCCATCATCGGCATCTTTATAGCCGCGCTGATCGTGGGATCGGCTGTGATCGTAGCTAAAACCATTTACTCCAACCGGCACCGCATTTGCCTGG GAGGATTTGG GCAATTGGAGGACGACAGAGGAGACGTGCTGAGCCTGGTGGAGTCAGACGATGAACAGATCTTTCAGGACGCCGTGCCACAGCTGCCTCCGATAACCAACGGTCACCACACAACACTCGTCCAGATACACCGGATCCCATCAA GTGATCACGAGGAGGCCGAAACTGCTGACAGCAGCgcgcagcagcaggaggacacTGTACAGACAGACGAGCCAGAGGATCTTGTCTCGTTTTAG
- the vsig10 gene encoding V-set and immunoglobulin domain-containing protein 10 isoform X2, protein MRIVAALLHLCLCATAAVSTDGSTETTLKAAPGDIALLPCYTAGNVTPSLTTWMKNEREVVVGGGGRGGPAPAERRLAVLHDGSLNIRGVMPGDEGSYLCNATLPGNHTFQARVLLQVTSGPESVSTSITSTTTLSNGTLYTKKGSLVSFNCSASSYPSQRLTWAFRGASSSNDSLVSASGSWLDFRIENVQPGDQGVYSCRAENTVSHETANKSTELLVYYVPDRHPDCMWAPVSDSTHVQFTCTWHGVYPMPGLRWGDHGLFQVTDSLSMTLNRSLLSDGQTVKCMAQHQLLDPGKEKSCSFTLKPPFPEGEPLTAALVATDVTLSCTEAASTPPANTTWRKGLQQDAIVPGSKYILSVEGPVLKLTIVNVSKDDEGVYFCRSENPLAVSELEVYLTVKTASSAYTGAIIGIFIAALIVGSAVIVAKTIYSNRHRICLGGFGQLEDDRGDVLSLVESDDEQIFQDAVPQLPPITNGHHTTLVQIHRIPSSDHEEAETADSSAQQQEDTVQTDEPEDLVSF, encoded by the exons ATGAGGATTGTGGCAGCGCTTCTTCACCTGTGTTTATGTGCGACAG CGGCAGTTTCGACTGATGGCTCCACCGAAACGACCCTGAAAGCCGCACCGGGCGACATCGCTCTACTTCCGTGTTACACAGCCGGTAATGTAACACCGTCCTTAACGACATGGATGAAAAATGAACGAGAGGTCGTTGTTGGAGGCGGCGGCCGCGGCGGCCCCGCTCCCGCCGAACGGCGCCTCGCCGTGCTGCATGACGGGAGTCTGAACATCAGAGGGGTGATGCCTGGAGATGAGGGCAGCTACCTGTGCAACGCCACGCTGCCAGGCAACCACACCTTCCAGGCACGTGTGCTGCTTCAAGTGACCA gtGGACCAGAAAGTGTGTCTACATCCATTACTTCAACCACCACACTCTCCAACGGGACGCTTTACACAAAGAAAGGCTCCTTGGTCTCCTTTAactgctctgcctcctcctacCCGTCTCAGCGGCTGACCTGGGCCTTCAGAGGTGCCTCATCCAGCAACGACTCACTGGTGTCCGCCTCTGGATCCTGGCTGGACTTCAGGATAGAGAACGTTCAGCCTGGGGATCAAGGAGTTTACAGCTGCAGGGCTGAAAACACCGTCTCTCATGAGACGGCCAATAagagcacagagctgctggtctaCT ATGTTCCAGACCGACACCCTGATTGTATGTGGGCGCCTGTGTCGGACTCCACTCACGTTCAGTTCACCTGCACCTGGCATGGAGTGTACCCCATGCCGGGGCTGCGCTGGGGGGACCACGGTCTGTTCCAGGTGACGGACAGCCTGTCGATGACGCTGAACCGCTCCCTGCTGTCCGACGGGCAGACGGTGAAGTGCATGGCGCAGCACCAGCTGCTTGACCCCGGGAAAGAGAAGTCGTGTTCCTTTACGCTCA agccTCCGTTCCCTGAAGGCGAGCCGCTGACCGCAGCTCTGGTGGCGACCGATGTAACTCTAAGCTGCACCGAGGCCGCGTCCACCCCCCCCGCCAACACCACGTGGAGAAAAGGGCTGCAGCAGGACGCCATCGTGCCCGGATCAAAGTACATCCTGTCCGTGGAAGGCCCCGTCCTCAAGCTGACCATCGTCAACGTCAGCAAGGACGACGAAGGCGTCTACTTCTGCCGCAGCGAGAACCCGCTGGCTGTCAGTGAGCTGGAGGTCTACCTCACCGTGAAGA cagcctcctctgCGTACACGGGAGCCATCATCGGCATCTTTATAGCCGCGCTGATCGTGGGATCGGCTGTGATCGTAGCTAAAACCATTTACTCCAACCGGCACCGCATTTGCCTGG GAGGATTTGG GCAATTGGAGGACGACAGAGGAGACGTGCTGAGCCTGGTGGAGTCAGACGATGAACAGATCTTTCAGGACGCCGTGCCACAGCTGCCTCCGATAACCAACGGTCACCACACAACACTCGTCCAGATACACCGGATCCCATCAA GTGATCACGAGGAGGCCGAAACTGCTGACAGCAGCgcgcagcagcaggaggacacTGTACAGACAGACGAGCCAGAGGATCTTGTCTCGTTTTAG
- the pebp1 gene encoding phosphatidylethanolamine-binding protein 1, giving the protein MPVDLSQWTGALALQEVEEKPTQPLTIKYGSVEIDELGKVLTPTQVQNRPTCIEWDGCDSSKLYTLALTDPDAPSRKDPKFREWHHFLVVNMKGNDVSSGCVMSDYVGSGPPKGTGLHRYVWLVYEQPGSISCSESVLTNRSGDGRGKFKIQSFRQKYKLGAPEAGTCYQAEWDDYVPKLYEQLAGK; this is encoded by the exons ATGCCCGTGGATCTGAGTCAGTGGACCGGGGCTCTCGCCCTGCAAGAGGTCGAGGAGAAGCCCACACAGCCTCTGACTATTAAATACGGCTCCGTGGAAATCGACGAGCTCGGCAAAGTGCTCACTCCCACACAG GTGCAGAATCGACCCACCTGCATTGAGTGGGATGGATGTGACTCCAGTAAACTGTACACCTTGGCTCTGACTGACCCCGACGCCCCCAGCAGGAAGGACCCCAAATTCAG GGAGTGGCACCACTTTCTGGTGGTCAATATGAAAGGCAATGATGTGTCCTCTGGTTGCGTCATGTCAGACTACGTGGGATCTGGTCCCCCCAAAGGAACAG GTCTCCACAGGTACGTGTGGCTGGTGTATGAGCAGCCCGGCAGCATCTCCTGCTCCGAGTCCGTACTCACCAACCGGTCCGGAGATGGCCGTGGCAAGTTCAAGATCCAGAGCTTTAGGCAGAAATACAAACTGGGAGCCCCGGAGGCAGGAACCTGCTACCAGGCTGAGTGGGACGACTACGTCCCCAAACTCTATGAGCAGCTGGctggaaagtaa
- the vsig10 gene encoding V-set and immunoglobulin domain-containing protein 10 isoform X3, with amino-acid sequence MRIVAALLHLCLCATAAVSTDGSTETTLKAAPGDIALLPCYTAGNVTPSLTTWMKNEREVVVGGGGRGGPAPAERRLAVLHDGSLNIRGVMPGDEGSYLCNATLPGNHTFQARVLLQVTSGPESVSTSITSTTTLSNGTLYTKKGSLVSFNCSASSYPSQRLTWAFRGASSSNDSLVSASGSWLDFRIENVQPGDQGVYSCRAENTVSHETANKSTELLVYYVPDRHPDCMWAPVSDSTHVQFTCTWHGVYPMPGLRWGDHGLFQVTDSLSMTLNRSLLSDGQTVKCMAQHQLLDPGKEKSCSFTLKPPFPEGEPLTAALVATDVTLSCTEAASTPPANTTWRKGLQQDAIVPGSKYILSVEGPVLKLTIVNVSKDDEGVYFCRSENPLAVSELEVYLTVKTSSAYTGAIIGIFIAALIVGSAVIVAKTIYSNRHRICLGGGFGQLEDDRGDVLSLVESDDEQIFQDAVPQLPPITNGHHTTLVQIHRIPSSDHEEAETADSSAQQQEDTVQTDEPEDLVSF; translated from the exons ATGAGGATTGTGGCAGCGCTTCTTCACCTGTGTTTATGTGCGACAG CGGCAGTTTCGACTGATGGCTCCACCGAAACGACCCTGAAAGCCGCACCGGGCGACATCGCTCTACTTCCGTGTTACACAGCCGGTAATGTAACACCGTCCTTAACGACATGGATGAAAAATGAACGAGAGGTCGTTGTTGGAGGCGGCGGCCGCGGCGGCCCCGCTCCCGCCGAACGGCGCCTCGCCGTGCTGCATGACGGGAGTCTGAACATCAGAGGGGTGATGCCTGGAGATGAGGGCAGCTACCTGTGCAACGCCACGCTGCCAGGCAACCACACCTTCCAGGCACGTGTGCTGCTTCAAGTGACCA gtGGACCAGAAAGTGTGTCTACATCCATTACTTCAACCACCACACTCTCCAACGGGACGCTTTACACAAAGAAAGGCTCCTTGGTCTCCTTTAactgctctgcctcctcctacCCGTCTCAGCGGCTGACCTGGGCCTTCAGAGGTGCCTCATCCAGCAACGACTCACTGGTGTCCGCCTCTGGATCCTGGCTGGACTTCAGGATAGAGAACGTTCAGCCTGGGGATCAAGGAGTTTACAGCTGCAGGGCTGAAAACACCGTCTCTCATGAGACGGCCAATAagagcacagagctgctggtctaCT ATGTTCCAGACCGACACCCTGATTGTATGTGGGCGCCTGTGTCGGACTCCACTCACGTTCAGTTCACCTGCACCTGGCATGGAGTGTACCCCATGCCGGGGCTGCGCTGGGGGGACCACGGTCTGTTCCAGGTGACGGACAGCCTGTCGATGACGCTGAACCGCTCCCTGCTGTCCGACGGGCAGACGGTGAAGTGCATGGCGCAGCACCAGCTGCTTGACCCCGGGAAAGAGAAGTCGTGTTCCTTTACGCTCA agccTCCGTTCCCTGAAGGCGAGCCGCTGACCGCAGCTCTGGTGGCGACCGATGTAACTCTAAGCTGCACCGAGGCCGCGTCCACCCCCCCCGCCAACACCACGTGGAGAAAAGGGCTGCAGCAGGACGCCATCGTGCCCGGATCAAAGTACATCCTGTCCGTGGAAGGCCCCGTCCTCAAGCTGACCATCGTCAACGTCAGCAAGGACGACGAAGGCGTCTACTTCTGCCGCAGCGAGAACCCGCTGGCTGTCAGTGAGCTGGAGGTCTACCTCACCGTGAAGA cctcctctgCGTACACGGGAGCCATCATCGGCATCTTTATAGCCGCGCTGATCGTGGGATCGGCTGTGATCGTAGCTAAAACCATTTACTCCAACCGGCACCGCATTTGCCTGGG agGAGGATTTGG GCAATTGGAGGACGACAGAGGAGACGTGCTGAGCCTGGTGGAGTCAGACGATGAACAGATCTTTCAGGACGCCGTGCCACAGCTGCCTCCGATAACCAACGGTCACCACACAACACTCGTCCAGATACACCGGATCCCATCAA GTGATCACGAGGAGGCCGAAACTGCTGACAGCAGCgcgcagcagcaggaggacacTGTACAGACAGACGAGCCAGAGGATCTTGTCTCGTTTTAG